The nucleotide window CTCAGAAAATCCTGCGATACAAGTCGGGCATGGATAAAGCAACATTCTTGAGCGATGACAAAACCCAGTCTGCGATCGTGTTCCAACTTTTGATTATTGGTGAAGCGGTGAAACGCGTTTCCTCGGAACTGCGATCGCAATATCCAGAGATTCCTTGGTCACTCATTGCCAGAATGCGAGACAACTTGATTCATCGATATGATGACATCGACCTAGATGAAGTTTGGAAAACCTCAGAGGAAGACATTCCAACACTGCTGACTGCTTTAGAACCTCTACTAACACAGGAAGAATTGACCGAATAGCAGAGCGATCGCCTTGTTCCTTACAAAGCAAGGATTCACTCGTTAGCTCATGCGATCGCCACTCAAAACACATAATCATGGAAGGATTGGGGCGATCGCTCTTGAAACCAGAGCTTTTGAAGTCGTTGACGAGACTCTTGCGGCTACCTTGCCTTCAGCTAGGATATGATCAAGTAACTTCTGATCAGGAGTCTTTACTATGGCAGCAACACCCAACCAGAATCTAGAGATCATTCGGACAGAACGCGGATTGACGATCGCAAATACACGCATCAGTATCTACAACGTCATGGATTTTCTGAAGGCTCAGTATCCACCCAAGCTCATTCGGGAGCGCTTCAATCTCACCGATGCCCAGATTAATGCCGCCTTGGCTTACATTGAGGTGAATCGCACTCAAGTAGAAGCTGAATATCAAGAAGCCCTACGCACTAGAGAAGAGATTCATCAGTATTGGGAAGAACGAAACCGTGAACACTTTGCTCAACTCATGACAAAACCGCACAAACCAGAGCAAGAGGCGCTCTGGGCAAAACTTGAGGAACAGAAGGCGGGGCGTGTTTCAATAAAAGCATGAATTTTCTGGTTGACTACAATCTAGATGGTTACGCTGCTGTCTTATTTGGCATCTTGATGCAACGCGGTTGGCTTGAGTTTTTTCC belongs to Timaviella obliquedivisa GSE-PSE-MK23-08B and includes:
- a CDS encoding DUF86 domain-containing protein, whose amino-acid sequence is MSNSRDRASLLDISRAAQKILRYKSGMDKATFLSDDKTQSAIVFQLLIIGEAVKRVSSELRSQYPEIPWSLIARMRDNLIHRYDDIDLDEVWKTSEEDIPTLLTALEPLLTQEELTE
- a CDS encoding DUF433 domain-containing protein translates to MAATPNQNLEIIRTERGLTIANTRISIYNVMDFLKAQYPPKLIRERFNLTDAQINAALAYIEVNRTQVEAEYQEALRTREEIHQYWEERNREHFAQLMTKPHKPEQEALWAKLEEQKAGRVSIKA